CAATTTGAATTAAATAGGTTTTGCATGTGTCTTTAAGATGGATTTGGGACCACACTTTACAGctgttttacatgtttacatgtAAGCCGGTAACTTAGTCGGTCAGTCTTTACGCACTTGTCATATATTTGTAAAGAAACCCCTTTTAAAGCTTTCGTTGTTTTTAACTGATAGCAGGCGTCGGAAGCCTGCTGTCTATCTAGCCTGACAATGTAAATCCGATCCGGACATTGCTTTAGTTTGATAAAAACGTTAAGGACGTGCTCCCTTAGGCAACTATATTAAGCGTTTACAAAATGTTATTGTCACGTCCCCTTTCGAGGCCATTCTAGCAGGATAACACGGGATATCCACACATACGGCTAATTAACTTAATCCTACTCCCATTGTGGATGTGAGTGTCATTGCCAGTAGGCCTAATTCGCAAACCCATGAATGAATAATCCACCTTCTGGtttacctcccctcctctccccgccCGCTGTCCCGATAAATTCCACAAGCCTGGCATCAGTttccaggaggaagaggaggagtgacTAACTGTAAGTAACGTTAGATCTGAAAGTTTAGACGTTTAAGTCTAGGAGGTAGGCTGATGTCTAATGAATGGACTGGTTTAGCGAGAGGACGGAAGTACACGATTCTTTGCTGAATATGAGACCAAATTTAAAGTAAACTGGGTCAGGACCAATTTGCATCTTGTTTGAGCCTGTTGATGTGAAATTCCTTTAATCGGTGTCGATGGCTGGGATGCGAACGAGAAGCGGTAGGACATTTTCGGGACCGTCCCGGACAACGTTAGCGAGGGTCGACGCTATTGCCCTGGAATTGCACCATGAATGCACCCTTTTACTTGGACTCTATGTAAGTATATATCTGTCTGTCAATATGGACTCGTAGTTTGTGCAGGCTTAGGTCATAAATAATGCTGTCGCTTGTGTTGAACAAGGAAGTGGAAATACTTATTTTCTAATTAAGATAATTagaattttattattattaaacttTATTACAGGCTCTAGGCCCAATAGCAAGACATAcaccataaaaaataaaaaaactgaacaaatacataaacacatacaaacacatacaaatagatgagagacacacacacacagagagagagagagagagagagagaggggggaggaagggagggggagagagggatggaaggagggggggagaaagagagagagagaaagaaagaaacttggaaacacatttaaatgttgTTCTACATGCGCtgactttgtttgtgtgtgcaaatgtgttttAACAATCTGTGTGGAAATGTATGCAGGAGTGCATATGCAGTGAACTCAAAAGGAATGACTGAGGTGGGCGGTGTTCTGACGCAGTCTTTGGTGTTCGGGCATGTCCTTTTCTATTTCATGTGCCTCTCATTGCGTTCGAGAGCACAAGTTTCTTTCATAAGCTATGATAGTTAACACCACCCAGTTCccaacatacacatacacaatgtcCTTGAACGTCCATCCGCCTGCTATTAATTGCTTGAAGCTATGGAACAGTTGTTGCATGGATTGGTCTAACTGAgaaaaggacacacacatgtcAATGGAGTGCTAAGTAGGCCGACTGTTCAATTCTTATTCTAGTATTTTATTGTGGCATAGTCTAATAAAATTTCCTAAAAAAGCAGTTCTGGAGACAGTCTGCATTGTGCTGGTTTCCAGCACAATAACTTTTGTCATGCAACAAAAAAATGCACAGTTCATCGTAGCTTTAGTGTACACATGTTTCCACTGCTCTGTGTTATACTGTAATAGTTCTTCCACACCGGTTCCAAATAATTTACACAGAGGTCAGAACATTGGCACGTTGGTATAAAATCATCATAGTGGAGAGTTGCGGTCACGCTTGAGTCTCATTCCACCCCTGTTAGTACTCGTGGTCATTCCAAAATGGAAACATTTTGTGTTGGCCTCACTCCAAATGACAAGCTAAAATCCTAGTTAAAACCTAAGTTAACTAAGAAATgatcaaatatatttttaataaaCAAACAATTCTAAACACACGAGGCAGATGAATTATCCTATTCCCATCTCACCTTTCCCTATAGAGGAAAAAGGAGAGCTTCTCACCAGAGCTTACAGTGGGCAATGGCCGCCCAATGTTGTCCATGCCACCGCCCTCGTCCCAGCTCTCAACCAGAGACCAGCTGTGGTGCCTCTACTCTGCCCTCCTACAGTGCCGAGGACTCCTGGTGCGTGCCGTtacccaggaggaggaggagtttggcggtggggaggggggcgagtATGAGAGCCAGaggaagacagtgagagacCGCCTGGGTCACCTGTTAGACAGCATGCGCCATCTtctggaggagttggagggcgCGCCAGCCATAACCTCCAACACTGAGATCATCGAGGTAGACTCAccattttgtgtttttatttgcgTGAGGAAGTGCTTATGAATGTAGTGACGTTCCTTGTTGGTGGATGCAAAATGCAGATATTTTCAGGTGGGTCAGAAATGATATAATTGTTTTTAGTCAGGTGGGCTGAAGGAGGATACAATGTCAATGCTtctcgctgtctctccctcccacccttttCCCTCAATCTtgccgtttctctctctctatctatctctatctctctctctctctctgtccttcactTTTTCTTGTCTAGTTTCTTTTTTAAACTCGACATCTCTGGCTCTCTCAGCAGATCGACGGGCCGGCTAGCGGTGGTACGTTTGAGCTAAAACTCTGGATCTACCGCATCTTCAGCGAGGTGGAGCACTGGAGCAGAATGACCACAGCCACCTTACGCACCATCCCCTTGGTCATGTCTacggcaggagggagaagagctgGGAAAAGAATGAGGCGGGGAAAACCAaaatgagacagagggaaaagTGGGGTGAAGAAGCACGTCAAAGAGGTTAGAGAGGGTCgtaggatgggagggaggagttatgagagagggaagaaggtgGAGGACATATGAAAAGTTAGATATAGAGAACAAGAGAGTGGAAAGTGATCAATGCAGGAGATGGATAGGATAGGATATGGTAAGTAATCAGTCATAAGCTGTACTAATTACAGCAAGTGTGAAAATGTGCTCTTACATAGATTttgtttaaatacatttgtcttGAGTACCCAGGATACAAACATTATCACAACATGTATTTTAAAGGCTGTGGAAATCATTTTAAATGGTTTGAAACCTGAGTGGAGATTTTATTTCTAGACAGTTATTCTGATAGAGATGTTTAAACCCTGAATATCAGGGGTGCTTCTCATTTCAATTATTAACTTGAGTTAACTCCCTTCCACATTCTGGGTGTTTGTTTTATTGTACAAAAAGTATGGAATATTGCCCTCTAGTGGCTGTCTAGCATGTTGTGTTCACGTCGATCAATAAAAAGGAAATacagagaagaaaggaaaggaaTTGTCGGACTACATAAAATGCATACAAGACAGCATCATAAACAATATTGAGTTATTTGGGTATATTATGAGTGTACCTCAGTAAAGAGCATCTTTCATATTTCTAAAGAACAAAACAATGTTATTAGTTGGTTTAACTTTGGGGCACCATCATTTACATGCTTAATCATTGATCTCTTGATTGAACTTTTCATTATTGTTCAAGCTTACCACTAATTATGCCTGCACGTCATGCACTGTTAACAGAAGAATTACAAAGTAAAATGGCCGTATAatggatttatttatttgtttgattGCTGGATTTATTGGTtgtcacattttttttttttacttaaaaacATTGAAATGCACTGTACAGTGGCTTTCTCCATCATGTGAATGTTTGAATGAATGTATTTTATGTCCAAATAGATGTGCACATCACATACAGTGGGGACATGAAAACAGAGTCACACAGGAAACCTAGGATGTGTAACATACCTAGATATTATCTCAAAATGATTGCGGACCTAGAAGCATTCTTCCTATCCCAATGCCAGGGACTTTACATATTACCTTTCAACTTGCAAGAAAAAGATCACAGTGCTTTTATTTGAAAGAGCAGCTATGCCTAAGATCCATTAGGATCCAACTCCACACCAACATGTTTGCCCTTCTCTCCTTGTACTGTCATACTGTACACAGTCTTCAGATTTCCTAAGATTACAATTTATTTAACACAAGGGGACTGACTATAAATCCCTAATGTCATATATTTCTTACTCATAGACTGCGCTCAGCACATTCCCAATTGTCTTTCACAGGATATTTCCTCACTGAAtatctctccttcctttttcttgatgacattattttaaaaagcTGGTTTTGATGATTTAGTCTATGTGTTGATACAACATGTTGATACTGCATGAAGAATTGTCAATAAAATAGCTCAGCGGGCTAATGCAGTCTAGCTGTTTGGTTTTCAGTCATCAGTggcaaaaatacatttttgatgAACATGATATATTTCCCCTCACGATACACTCCTTAGTTTTCTTGTGTGTACATGTAATCAGGATCCATAATGAGTAGAAAAAAAAGTGTCCTCAGTTTGACTGAagaatcaaacccagaatgtgACATTGAATAGATCAAGCAATGTCAGTTAGACCCTGGCTTTGTTAAAATGCTTCCAAACTAATGTATCTACGTATATTTTGCTGAAACTATGATATGGTTTGAGAAAACATTTATTAGTGTATTTATCGTGGATGTATGTATTTTAGGACAGAggataaaataaatgtatataggTTGGTCTCTTGGATTTTGTGTGGTTGCTAAGGGATTGGGTCATCTGAGATGGATGTGATAAGTTATGTGTTGTGGTGTTTTGTTTCCATAAAATACTTTTGGAGCACGAATGAAAGATTCAGAGTTAT
The Hypomesus transpacificus isolate Combined female chromosome 22, fHypTra1, whole genome shotgun sequence genome window above contains:
- the cntf gene encoding ciliary neurotrophic factor isoform X4; amino-acid sequence: MAGMRTRSGRTFSGPSRTTLARVDAIALELHHECTLLLGLYCRGLLVRAVTQEEEEFGGGEGGEYESQRKTVRDRLGHLLDSMRHLLEELEGAPAITSNTEIIEIDGPASGGTFELKLWIYRIFSEVEHWSRMTTATLRTIPLVMSTAGGRRAGKRMRRGKPK
- the cntf gene encoding ciliary neurotrophic factor isoform X2, encoding MAGMRTRSGRTFSGPSRTTLARVDAIALELHHECTLLLGLYRKKESFSPELTVGNGRPMLSMPPPSSQLSTRDQLWCLYSALLQCRGLLVRAVTQEEEEFGGGEGGEYESQRKTVRDRLGHLLDSMRHLLEELEGAPAITSNTEIIEIDGPASGGTFELKLWIYRIFSEVEHWSRMTTATLRTIPLVMSTAGGRRAGKRMRRGKPK
- the cntf gene encoding ciliary neurotrophic factor isoform X1; the protein is MAGMRTRSGRTFSGPSRTTLARVDAIALELHHECTLLLGLYRKKESFSPELTVGNGRPMLSMPPPSSQLSTRDQLWCLYSALLQCRGLLVRAVTQEEEEFGGGEGGEYESQRKTVRDRLGHLLDSMRHLLEELEGAPAITSNTEIIEQIDGPASGGTFELKLWIYRIFSEVEHWSRMTTATLRTIPLVMSTAGGRRAGKRMRRGKPK
- the cntf gene encoding ciliary neurotrophic factor isoform X3, whose product is MAGMRTRSGRTFSGPSRTTLARVDAIALELHHECTLLLGLYCRGLLVRAVTQEEEEFGGGEGGEYESQRKTVRDRLGHLLDSMRHLLEELEGAPAITSNTEIIEQIDGPASGGTFELKLWIYRIFSEVEHWSRMTTATLRTIPLVMSTAGGRRAGKRMRRGKPK